CCTGTATGGATGGGTTGGGCTCTGAGGTTCCTACCAGAGAGGAACAAATGAAAATATAGTAAGGTTTTGAGAATTTCTTATCATTGGTTACTAAAAGATAAATGGTGTTTGTAGAGATTCTAATCCTTGGTTACTAAAATAGTGTGTGTAGAGATTCTGTCAAAGCATTCATAGTATGCTCTTGTTGACATATGCCAGATTTATAACAGCCTCTTGAAGGAAGATATTTGTGTCCCATTTGCAAAAATACACGTCTTTCTTGTCTATGACATGAAGATATCTAATTGGACTGAGCAGTTCAAAccaaaaattatatatacttaGATAATCACGTATGTACAACTGACGTCTTCTTTACCTTTTTCTCACTGATCTCTCTCAAATTATTCTTATCAATATCAATGCTGATACTGCTTACCTCAAAACACTTTGAGCTTGTACTTTGAAAGGAGAGGCTATCCCATCTCTATATGATTTTTCAAATGAAGGGGTTATATATTGAAGTTCGTTTTTTTATATCTTAGAACTTAGAAGGAAAattaagtttatatatatataattgaaataatgATTTTGAAGATATCTCAATTGTGAAAAGAAGGGTTACATTTGTCAAATCATTCAATGGGACATGCAACTTctgattttctttttatcaCATGAAAATGCCTCAAACCTAGATGAAGATCTTCTCTCTctttaaatgttttttaaatTAGCAAAACATACTTTTTTAAATTAGCAAATATTGAGATTCAAGATCCTTTCATTTCTTGTTattttcaaaacaaaaccccaaACCTAGATGAAGATCTTCGCTctctttaaatgtttttttagtattaaatgatttaaatactagtgaataatacatataaaaaataataattaatgttatttttaaattcttagAGTGATAGataatataaaacaaaaatatttttataaaatgacaaTTATTATGAGATGAAAGTAATATATAAtatgagaaaaaattattaaggacattataaaaataaattattttttccttttctttaatttaatccTATTTTGGTAATGTGTCacatttaatttgttttataatttataattacaaaTCAATTGATCAGAAATTCCTAGAAAACACCAAAGTGAAATCTATAAAATAATTACCATAATCTTGTtattctattaattatttttataatttataattaggcGTAAAGAAAACGGCTGTTACGCtgaataatttttctaattcataacttgattttgaaattaattacaattaattagataccacaaaaaaaaaaaatatcattttgaaattaatcattaaatttaCGTCAATGCTGCACTGAATTGCACATTCTCAAAGTTCATCATGCTTTAATTGCAAATAAAAAGAATCCATAACAAGAAATGCAATTACTCAAAACTTTTATACATATCACTATTCTAATATAACGATCGTGGCATACCCCAAACTACCAAGGCAACAAGATAAACTACTCATCTACTCATATCaatgaaaaaacaaaagaaaaaaagaagcccTGAAGTGGGGATGCTAGCCATTTCTCATCTTGTAATTtacagaagaaaaataaaaacaccACCATATCACAGATCCCTTCTGCACAGTGGGCAAGAGGCATGCCCAAGAAGCCATTTGTCTATGCAAGGTAGGTGAAACATGTGATGACAATGAGGCAAGCTTCTAACCATCTCTCCAATCTGAAAGTCCTGTGTACAGAGCAATGTCAATTGTACAAGCCTCTGAAATATGAATGATGATAACTGCCGGAAAATTAAACGTGCAGTACCTGAAGGCAGACAGAACAAGCCACTCTCTCCCCTGAAGCGTCCATATTGTTATTgcttgtgattttgatcttggGGATCTTTTCAACAGAAGCATCAGGTAATCCCTTGGCACCACCTGTGTCAAAGATGTTCTGAACCTCCTCAAAGCTTGTCTCAACAGCACCCATCTATTTGTACACATTAATGATGTAAGCAAATTACTATTGTGCATGATTATTGATATTCATGTATTAATTGCTAGGATAACAAATTACTTGGCTTTGTACTGCACTTAACATGGCTGGACCAATTCGCTCACGTACAAGTCTCCCACTAAGGAGGCTTGCAATAACATCAATCTGCCACAGTCAAGTTGCCAATTTGATATCAGATTAACGAGGGCACATGAGATTATAGGAGAACATATAAGCACACTAACGAGGGGACAGAAGCTAATTTGCTCACCAAGTAGAGGAGACACCCAATCCCAGATTCATCCGACTgccaaagaagaagagaagattcAAATACTTCAATAGAGAAAACAGCTCCTGATATGGCTCCAACTGCCGCCCCTCGAACAAACCCACTCTCAGTTTCTTGGCCTATCAAAGCTCCAGTCATGGCTCCTAACAAGGTGCCCACTGCAGACAATAAAGTCAATTCCTTTAGCACAAATGATCAAAGACAACAAATGCTTTTTActtattaaaaacaaaaaataatgaaagaaaGAGAACTGCAAAGGGAATGAAGGCTGAAATCTTTAATTCCAAGGAACCCAACAAGATCACTTATAATAGTACACGTTTGCTGAAGATGGATAAAAAGATAATGATCCCAATCTTTTTTGGATAAAATGGAAATGTTTCCAAACACAATTGTAACCCTACAAGACAATTATATCCATATCATTTGTCTCTTTAAAAAGACATATCAAGCCTGGAATTAAAACAGCACATGGAACATAAAGATACATCAAATCTCaacaaagaaaataattcaAGAGAAACACCAAATTAGAACCCACATCTGAGAACACTAAACGGATCCAAGCATCAAAATCCCATTCAATTAAGAAATAcacaaatttcattaaaaagaagaATTCCGAAGAACATCCACACAATGTCAAAGAAAACTCAGAATAAAGAAATAATACAAACCTAAAGCAAAGAAGAAGGTAAAGATCGCAGAGAAAAAGTTCCCAATGATTGCAGAAACCGCGAAATTGCAAATATCTTTAACCTTTTCAACAAAATCTCCAAATGAAGACAATGAAGGCATATAAAACCTAGATGGGTATGGATAAAAATCCATCTTTTTGGCCTCCAATTGTAGAAAACAGAAGATTCTGTTGAAGGGTGCCGTTGATCTACAGAGATTGGGTTTTAAACAACGACTTATATATAACAAAAGGAGAGAGGTGGTGGGTTTACTATTGggtatgcttttttttttttttttttttttttttgacaaagTATTATTGGGTATGCTTAGGCCTTAAGAGAAacgaaataaaataataaaataattataattataaattaataaaaaagaaccCATCATCATTCATCAACAACCTCGCATTTAAAGCTTCTTATATTTTTCTTCTGACACAACTTTCTCTATCTACCTGGTTGCTTTGAAACATCATGTCTCTTTTTctgttctctctctttttctctcgaCCAAGAAaatcttttcttgttttttttttctgagaaTGACCAAGAAAATCTTAAATCTTAAGTAATAGATAGTAATTTTAGAAGAGACAGGGAAATGATGAAAACCTTCATAATCTGACAAATCGATGGATGGAACATGGGCATAGAAATTTTTCTTTGAGAGATCGTATACACATATATAAACTTGaagttgatttaattaattaaattatcttattttaaatatattaacaacTTATcagttatttataaatattttaattaaatatataattatttaaaattttaaataatttataagtaaTTAGTGTAATTTTCATAAGTTAAATATTCTCTAacttgtatttaattttaaaataaaatactaattaaaatttaatttatagatataaaagttttgaataattaatttaattaaatttttatattttcctaTGACAACTAAATAATTtgaatgttttaattttatttctaaaataatttatttcacaTTGCATTTGGATATTCTCAATTTCTCGTGTCTTAATtatacatttttaatttttaattttttttaaaaacatttataataattaacattttatcacattttttaaaattattttaaaaagtttttaaaaatgaGAACCTCATTTTTCAATACAACAGTATTTTACGTTTTTCtgaatcatgcatcattaaATCTATAAAactttagtttaaaaatattaaaaattatttaacagCATATATAATCATAAGTTTATtaacaatattaattttaaaatattaaaaattataatttttttaaaatatattataattaaaaagcaCCAACAAAGAATATTCTCAAGGCAACAAGttttttaaaaacttcaaagTCTATTTGGAgacaattattatatattatatatacataatttattCTCAAGTCAAAGAATGTTAGGTAGAGATGGGTTGAGAGATTTATTCTACTCTTCTTGCCATTGGGATTTTCATACTCCTCCCATTTCTCAAGTACCTTAAAAAGAAAAACCTCTATGCTAAGAAAAGTCCAACAAATTTTGAAAAAAGGATATATATAGATTATTTTAGAACTTATTACTTGAAATaatatcattaattttaattttaatttgaagtgAAATTCCAATTCTCTCCACTATTGCATCAACTtgttattcataaaaaaaaaatattggctCCCTTACATTAATtcatatttgataaaattaattattaagtcATGATGAATTGAGATTTGAAGGCCACTAAACAAAACAGATTCGATTCGGCTACTAAATAGAAGTAAATGTAGAAAACAAATGAGagttaataaaacatttttcttGAGAGAATAATGATGTTGAAATTAgtaatttaagaatattttaaacttaaattaaattaatggtaTATATATTACTGGGTATGATCCCACACATTATTAAAGATCGGTTTTGAATGCGATGGAATCAACCGCTAGTTCGATTATTTGATAGAAAAAAATCACTTTAATATTGGAATATTTTTTATAGACATGTTAggcaatttattaataatagacgatgaataaaaaatatagaataatTTAGTCATATCTATTTATCGCATGCAtcatatcaatttaatttattgcaTACATATTTATAACCTTAAGATATATtcagaataaaattaatttatagaaaatcAACATTTTATTATGGTTTTCTTTCGGTTTATTCAATTTATATCTCGATTAATAAGGTACGACAGACTGTAAACACGTGTTTCAATGAAATGGGAGTATTATACTTTATACtatatcaatttacatattttttaaaaaaaaaatcaatttaaactaAAGTATACATCACATCAAACAATAGCACATCACATGATTTATACATGGGCATGAAGTTGCAGTTGCAAATTGAGTAATTAAATCCCTCGTGACAGAATATCTAGTATTAATAGTTATGCAGTCTCTGAAGACGCAAGTAATCTCATTTTCTGCTAATTACTTAAAAATGAATATTAGAGAAGAGCTATctcatttttaatataaaatagtaattaCCTATATTCAAGGGAATATCTACTTGCAATTTTTTCAATACAAAGTTGAAGTTACAAGCAGCCTCGAAAAGTTCACTACacctaaaaatttaatattcaattgcgtataaaaaatattatgatttcatttttaAAGTCATTAAGTCAagtttaattaatcaattacttaataattatatgaaaatcACTGTATTATACTTAAATAGAATATAAAACTTCCAAACTATGTGTTAATTAATTGTGAGTATATGTAATTCATTGATTTGGTTTTGGAATTTACCATTTGGGTCACCCAATAATTAAGAATGAAGTACAGATTAAGATTATTGATAAAGTACATTACTTGAGAAAGTTGAACTAGAGATTTTGTAGTTCAATATGCTAGGCAGCTTTTGacatttaaaatttagtaaaatgTCTAAATTTGCTTTTAAATTAtacagtaaaattaaaaaatattaattttatcttttatctaAATTTGCCTTGATCAGTGAGTGAGCTAAATAAGGACCAATAATGCCATGGTTTGCTACCTTTATCATATAAAGACAGAGATTTATTGCATTATGGATTCACCTTTTTGGTGAGATTCACGAATTATTAAGACAATAAATAAACATAAACCAAAAAAGACAATATGATTATTGGTTTAGTAGGCAATAACAGTGTAATTCTGTGGGTTTAAATCTTTTTGCTTAACTGTTGAGCAAACACAACTCTCACgtttagttttttatatttgaaatttatattttcaaattatttaattaaaaattttgagtttatttattaattaaataaacgtAAAATTATATGCAGCTGGAGTAATAAAAAGTGTAAAtcttatcataaaaaaaattaatgatttaaaATCTCGATTAATTCTTTAACTTTGTTCGaaagataaaatataaatatgatagtgattgaaaaatttttaaatagacttaattttattaagaattcaaaaaatattaaaataaatttcaccTATGATAAGACCCACTCATTGAGGATCTCTTAATTTATGATGGTGTCATAATTCATCAGCAACCTAGACTttttttaagtgagttttgtggagaaaaGTAAATGTAAATTGTAAGTACAAGtaatatgtaaataaataaataagcttTATTTCAGGACATTGTAAATGGGCCCCAAGCTCAGTGTGAAGAGAGACTCATACTTGAGCCCAACCTATCACTCCTGTTTATAAACGACAATAtcatgattttattaatttaattcataattaTCATTCCTGCAAGTAGTTTTACCAGAATGCCTCCTTAAAAATGCTCGCTTTTTTTGGCCAGTATGCGAGTTAAAAATGGACAACCAAGAGGAGAAAGCTGTCGTCTTccacataaatttattaattaatggatAAAACAAATACCGGAAATTCATTATTGGACAAGGCAAATATAAACTCAGTTACAAAATCAGGAAATAAGTGTTTCTATATCAGCAATTCAATGTTCAATCTAATGCTGCTGTAACCACAAATAAAACTATCCAATGAAAAGGCTCCCAACAGtgaaatatcaaaatttatgcTCAGCTGTATACAAGAAGAAGATTACACATACACTTGGCGCCTGTTAGTGCTTCAGCTTCCTCTCAGGGGGAGAAGGGGGGACATCTTACAATTCAGATGTTTAGTCATACAATTAACTGCACAAAATGAAAAGCAGTGGTGATAAGGGATCAAATTATGATTTTTTGCAGTCCCACTGCACAGGCAGAAAACTACAAGCACAATGCTTTAAGCAATAAGAACAAGATGCATATAAGTGGAGGCTTCTGGGCTTGATTGTCCAGGAGAGCTTTTGACTTGTGAAGGAAAATTTGTTACTGAACTATATTAAGCTAGCTTCACAAATTATGCAGCAAAACTTACCTCCATATATCCACAGTGATTCTTAGTTTCAAGTGTTACAGCTCGTATAGTTTAAAAGGAGAGAATGAATTCACAAGAAACTAAAACACAAAATATAGCATAACCAAAAGAATCTGTCAATAAAATGTCAATACTCAGTAGTCTCACAACTACTAACATTCTTCCTCCTTACTGCAAGTTTCAACACTTGAGCAAAAACAGATTTTGGTTGCCAATCAGTATAAGTAATGTAgtcactaataataataataataaaataactgtGCAAAATAAGATTGCTAA
The Manihot esculenta cultivar AM560-2 chromosome 1, M.esculenta_v8, whole genome shotgun sequence genome window above contains:
- the LOC110620010 gene encoding LOW QUALITY PROTEIN: NEP1-interacting protein-like 1 (The sequence of the model RefSeq protein was modified relative to this genomic sequence to represent the inferred CDS: inserted 1 base in 1 codon), which codes for MDFYPYPSRFYMPSLSSFGDFVEKVKDICNFAVSAIIGNFFSAIFTFFFALVGTLLGAMTGALIGQETESGFVRGAAVGAISGAVFSIEVFESSLLLWQSDESGIGCLLYLIDVIASLLSGRLVRERIGPAMLSAVQSQMGAVETSFEEVQNIFDTGGAKGLPDASVEKIPKIKITSNNNMDASGERVACSVCLQDFQIGEMVRSLPHCXSHVSPTLHRQMASWACLLPTVQKGSVIWWCFYFSSVNYKMRNG